A genomic region of Miscanthus floridulus cultivar M001 chromosome 3, ASM1932011v1, whole genome shotgun sequence contains the following coding sequences:
- the LOC136544199 gene encoding uncharacterized protein, giving the protein MAPAPALAGILLALVALAVAVHAVHAPAPSPEESESESESTSPSEAPPGEPIAAPAEAPDDDAREMESPWMSPAEAPAPYGDENEGPAASPEEEDAPAMAPGFDANGPAAASPEEEAPTMAPGFDANGPAAASPEEEAPTMAPDISPFASEPPEEEAPTMAPDLSPFASESPEEEAPAGAPEEFEGAHIAAPPLEDAPTMAPAAFAPFWASESPEEPEAPAGAPDEEEEEEAEAEAEAESPSSEMAAAPSSEDYGVLEEEVVVLSPDGSAAVNSGPETEESPAKGTPAAAEAPGPSSDGEDSSASTGATRRSLVAAVIVAAMSAVAAF; this is encoded by the coding sequence ATGGCCCCCGCCCCCGCACTCGCCGGCATTCTGCTCGCCCTCGTTGCGCTGGCTGTCGCCGTCCACGCCGTCCACGCGCCAGCCCCCTCGCCGGAGGAGTCCGAGTCCGAGTCCGAGTCAACGTCGCCGTCGGAGGCACCGCCCGGGGAACCCATTGCGGCACCCGCTGAGGCACCTGATGACGATGCCAGGGAGATGGAGAGCCCGTGGATGTCCCCCGCCGAGGCCCCGGCGCCCTACGGCGACGAAAACGAAGGGCCCGCTGCTTCCCCGGAGGAAGAAGACGCGCCCGCCATGGCACCGGGCTTCGACGCTAACGGCCCTGCCGCCGCTTCGCCGGAAGAAGAAGCGCCCACCATGGCACCGGGCTTCGATGCTAACGGCCCTGCCGCCGCTTCGCCGGAGGAAGAAGCGCCCACGATGGCGCCGGACATCTCTCCCTTCGCGAGCGAGCCGCCAGAGGAAGAAGCGCCCACGATGGCGCCGGACCTCTCTCCCTTCGCGAGCGAGTCGCCGGAGGAGGAAGCCCCCGCGGGCGCCCCAGAAGAATTCGAGGGCGCACATATCGCCGCTCCCCCGCTGGAGGACGCGCCCACCATGGCGCCGGCGGCCTTCGCTCCCTTCTGGGCCAGCGAGTCGCCGGAGGAGCCTGAGGCCCCAGCCGGCGCcccggacgaggaggaggaggaggaggcggaggcggaggctgaGGCCGAGAGCCCGTCCTCCGAGATGGCCGCCGCCCCGTCCTCCGAAGACTACGGCGTGTTAGAAGAGGAGGTGGTAGTACTCTCGCCGGACGGGTCGGCCGCGGTCAACAGTGGCCCGGAAACCGAGGAAAGCCCGGCCAAGGGGACCCCCGCGGCCGCGGAGGCTCCAGGCCCCTCATCCGACGGCGAGGACAGCAGCGCGAGCACGGGTGCCACGCGTCGCAGCCTCGTGGCTGCCGTCATCGTCGCGGCCATGTCCGCCGTTGCTGCTTTCTGA